A window of Nocardia arthritidis genomic DNA:
TTCGAATTCGCGGTGTGCGATCGGCTCCGGTGTCGGCGCGGGCACGTCGGGGGTGCGGACATCGTGCCGGACGAGCCCGAGCACGAATTCCGCTATCTCGGTGTCCTTTTCGGTTTGGACCGAGCGGGCGATCAGGCTGGTGTACGCGGTGAGCACGGTCTCGTCGCGCTGGTTGGTGATCGTGTTCTCGACGACCATCAGGTCGCCGCCGAACGCCTGGCGGAACGAGTGCAGCGAAACGTTGCTGGTGAGCCGGTCGCCCGCGACGATCGGCTGGTGATAGTTGAAGACCTGGTCGGTCTGCACGGCGGTGGACAGGTCGTAGCCGGTGAGCATGGCCGCGAGCATTTTCTGGACCGCCCCGCTGAGCAGGCAGGTGAAGGTCGGCGGCGCGAGCAGCCCGCGGTATCCGTATGCCGTGGCTTCGGCTTCGTTCCAGTGGACCGGATGCTCGTCTCGGACGGCGCGTGCGTACTCGCGAATCTTCTCGCGGCCGACCTCGTATTCCTCGTTGACGCGGTAGCGGCGACCGACGATCGACCTCGCGTAATCCGCCAGATTCAGCGCCGGGATCTCCGCCACCAGCTGCGCGATGCCCGCATCGCGTTCCATGCCGGTGACATCCAAGGTGAATACCTCCGTTCGGTGGGTTTCGTGTGCAACATACGGCAACATCGGCGGATTGCCGGTAGATTGCCGGTGCGGGTTTTCCGGCCGGTGTCATGCTTTCGCTACGCTGGCCAGGTGCCTTCGTTCGGAAATCGTTCCCGGGTAATCGTTTACGCCCTCGGCGGCACCATCGCCATGACCGGTGCCGGCGGGGTGACCCCGTCGCTGTCCGCGGGTGAGTTACTTGGCGCGGTCCCCGGTCTCGCCGACAGCGGTGTCGAGCTCGAGGTGGTCGACTTCCGCCGGGTGCCCGGCGCCGCGCTGACCATCGCCGACATCACCGAGTTGGCCGTCGAAATCGGTACGCGCATCGGCGATTTCGACGGCGCCGTGGTCGTGCAAGGCACCGACACCATCGAGGAGACCGCCTACCTGCTCGATCTGCTGCATCCGGAACCGGAACCGATCGTCGTCACCGGTGCGATGCGCAATCCGACGCAGGCCGGTGCCGACGGACCGGCGAACCTGCTGGCCGCCATCCGAACGGCGGCGGACCCGCATGCGAGAAACCAAGGCGCCCTTGTGGTTTTCGCCGACGAGATCCACGCCGCGCGCCGGGTCGGCAAGACGCACACCACCAGCATCGCCACTTTCGTCTCACGTAACGGCGGCCCGCTCGGCTATCTGGTCGAGGGACGTGCGCGCCTGCTCAATCGGCTCACCCACCGCACCGTCGTCCCCGGGTATCCCGCCGCCGACCTGAAGGTTCCGGTGCTGCCGGTCGCGCTCGGCGAGGACGGCACCGTCCTGGAGGCGGTCGCGGATCGCGTCGACGGACTCATCGTCGCCGGATTCGGTGCGGGGCACGTACCGGCCCACCTCGTTCCGGGACTCGAAAAGCTTTGCGCCCGAGTACCTGTCGTGCTCGCCTCGCGCACCGGCAGCGGTTCGGTCCTCGCCGGCACCTACGGTTTCGCGGGCAGTGAGCGCGACCTCCTCGCCCGCGGCCTCATCCGCGCCGGCTACCTGGACCCGCTGAAGGCACGGCTCCTACTGCTGACCCTGCTGGCCGCCGGCGCGGACCGTACCGCCATCCTCGCCGCGTTCGGCGTCGCCGGCGAATATCGCGAACCCGGCGATTGGCCGTGGCTCGCACCCGAATGAGCGCTTCGTATCGGATCGCCGCCGCCGACCTCGGCGATGACGCATATTTGTAGGTATGGAAGAGTCGCTCACCTTCCGTGACGGACACCGGGTCACCAAGATTGCCGAAGGCGTCGACGAGCACGGCCCCTACCTGCGGTTGCGACATCTGTTGCCGACTCCGAAGCGAAGGGCGGGCGCGCACTGGCATCCGGTGCTGACCGAGCGCTGGACGGTCCGGCGGGGTCGCATGAAATTCCGGATCGACGGGTCCGATATCGTTGCGGGCGAGGGTGATTCGGTATCGGCCCCGGCGCGGGTGGTGCACGAATTCTGGAGCGCGGCACCGGATACGATTCTCGACCATGAGATCAGGCCGCCGCTGCGGCACTGGGAGATGTTCCGGCTCTGGCAGGCGCTCGACGTCGCAGGCCGCACCACCAGGTCCGGAATTCCACGCAACCCGTTCGAGCTGGCGCTGCTGTGGGAGCGTCAGGACGGCTACCTCGCGGGCGTACCCGCCTGGGCGCAGCGGCTGCTGTTCGGCGGGCTCGCGGCGCTGGCCCGCCGCCTGGGTTACGAATCTCGTTGGCGCGCAGCATAAATGGCGCTGACCGACGGCGCCGGAATTCCGGCGGATTTTTACCGTAAGACGCGCCGATAACACCATTGAATACCCCGTCGTGTGCGCCGGATGTCCTGTCCACAGGACATATTCGGGTGGGGTGGGAGATGGTGTTGTGACGGGTTCGGCGCGGAATCGTTTTCGGCCCGGCGGTTTGATTATGCGAGAGTTGGTCGATCGTTTGTGTAAGTCATTTTCGGGAGTCCTTGTGGGGGATTTCGTATGAGTACCGCTGCGCCGGATGTATTGGATATGGTCGGTATCGGGTTCGGGCCGTCCGGGCTCGCGCTGGCCATCGCATTGGAGGAGTTGCCCGCCGATGCGCTGGAGCCACCGGTAGCCGCCATGTTCTTCGAACGCAAGGCCGCCTTCGGCTGGCATCGGAATATGCTGCTGCCCGCGACGAAGATGCAGGTCGCATTTCTCAAGGACCTCGTCACGTTCCGCAATCCGCGATCCCGGTTCGGCTTCGTTTCCTACCTGCATTCGATGGGCCGCCTGGCCCAGTTCGTGAACAACCGGGACTTCTTTCCCACCCGCCACGAATTCCACGATTACCTGGAATGGGCCGCGCGGATGGTCGCGGACCGGGTGACCTACGGCGCCGAGGTGACCGGCATCCGGCTGCCCGGCGGCGATCCGCGCGCCGACCGCCTGGAGATCGAGGTGGTCGAGCACGGCCGCGGCCGCCGGGTGCTCAACGCGCGCAATGTCGTCATCTCGACCGGTCTGGTGCCCGCCATGCCCTCGGGCCTCGAACGCGGTGAAAGGGTCTGGCACAGTTCGGAATTCATCGAGCGGTTCGGCGGCTGCGATCCGCGTGACCTGCGCCGGGTGGTCGTCGCGGGCGCCGGGCAGAGCGCGGCCGAGATCACCAGGTACCTCTACGACACGCTGCCGGACGCCACCATTTTCGCAGTGATCCCGTCCTACGGATATTCGATCGCCGACAACACTCCGTTCGCGAATCAGATTTTCGATCCGGGCGCGGTCGACACCTACTACTCCGGCTCCAGCGAGTCCAAGGAGATGTTCTGGCGATATCACCGCAATACCAACTATTCGGTGGTCGACGACGAGGTGATCCGGGAGCTGTACCGGCGCGCGTACGACGACGAGGTGCGCAATGTCGACCGACTGCGGCTGCTGCGGCTGTGCCGGGTCGCCGGAATTCGCGGGAATGGTTCGGGCACAAGGCTTTCGGTGCATTCGCTGCTGGACGGTCAGTCGGTGGAGCTGGATGCCGACCTGCTGGTCTGCGCCACCGGATATAACGCGATGCAGCCCGCGAGCCTGCTCGGCGAACTGGACCGGTACCTGCGCCGCGATGCCGCGGGCCGCTACCTGGTGACCAGGGATTATCGGTTGATCGGCGATCTCGACCTGCCCGGTATCTACCTGCAAGGCGGCACCGAGCACACGCACGGTCTCTCTTCGTCGCTGCTGTCCAATATCGCGGTGCGCAGCGGGGAAATCGCCGAATCCATTCTCGGTCGCCGGGTCGGGCACGAACTGGAATCGGTGGTCGCGGCCGATCGGCTCGACCCGGCGAAAAGCTGGCCTGCGGGTGCGAATCTGCCGGGCTGATTACGCCCAGCGAATGGCTGTCCCGTCGACGGGACACGAATTATCGGCGGCGGTTCCGGCCCTCGCCGGGAGCATGAAACCGATCACCCCGCGAAATATGATCGGAAATATCTATTGCGCCCGAACAACGGCGTAATTCCGCAGCACGGGGACGCTCGAAAAACAAGCCGATCCGGCGTGAGGAGCGAATTGATGTCCATTACCGGATCCCGGTACCGAATCGGACCGCTGCCCGAATTTCTCGCGATACGGCCGGATTCGCCCGCGATGCCGGTCCGAGTGCCGACCGGTGATCGGGTGTGGCTGGTGACCGATTACGCGCTGGGGCGCGCGGTACTTGCCGACGCGCGATTCAGCAGGGCGGCGGCCGCCCGTCCGGAGGCGCCGAAATTGGGCACGGTGGATCCGTCACCGGATTCGATCATGAGCATGGACGGCGCGGCGCACGCCAGGCTGCGCCGCTTGGCCGGGGCGGCATTCACCACGCATCGCGTCGCCGAGCAGGCGCCGTTCATCGAGCGGATCGCCGACCAATTGCTCGCGGCGCTGGCCGATGGGCCGCGCCCAGCCGACCTGGTGGCCGGATTCATCTCGCCGCTGCCGATGGCCGCGATGGGCGCGCTGCTCGGCGTACCGCCGGCCGATCGGCCGAAATTCGATGCCTCGGTGACCGCGCTGTTCGAAATGTCCACCGACGACGGCACCAAACGGGCCCGGCACGAACTGATTCTGGTGGACTACGTGTCATCCCTGATCAGCAGCAAGCGCCGGGATCCGCGCGACGATGTGCTGAGCGCGCTGATCCGGGCCAACGACGGCGGCACGCTCTCGCACGCCGAACTCATCAACCTCGGGCTCGCCCTGCTGATGGCGGGGTACGAGACAACGGTTGGGCTGCTCGGCATTTCGGTGCTCGCGCTGCTCTGCGATGCCGAACTGCGCGCGCGGCCACTGGACGAGGCGACCATCGAGGAACTGGTCCGCATCGGCGCGTCGACCTCGGTGAGCGCGCCCCGGGTCGCCACCGAGGACGTCGAACTCGGCGGCACCACGATCGCCGCCGGTGCCGCGGTGGTCGTCTCGCTGCTGCACTGCAATGGCCTCTTCGATGAAACGACCAATCCCACAACGCATCTCACCTTCGGGCACGGCCTGCACCGCTGCCTCGGCGCACCGCTGGCCCGATTGCAGCTGCGGATCGCGCTGACCCGGCTGCTACAGCGCTTCCCCGGCCTGCGGCTGGCGGACGGCCCGGATGCCGTGCGGTGGAAGGCGGGCCTGGCGACCAGGGGCCTGACCGCACTGTCCGTCGAATGGTGAAACGCGGTGAGCCGCACGGAAAGAGGAGTTCAGGTGGCTGACGAGGTTGCGATCGTCGGTATGTCGTGCC
This region includes:
- a CDS encoding fused (3R)-hydroxyacyl-ACP dehydratase subunits HadA/HadB: MLPYVAHETHRTEVFTLDVTGMERDAGIAQLVAEIPALNLADYARSIVGRRYRVNEEYEVGREKIREYARAVRDEHPVHWNEAEATAYGYRGLLAPPTFTCLLSGAVQKMLAAMLTGYDLSTAVQTDQVFNYHQPIVAGDRLTSNVSLHSFRQAFGGDLMVVENTITNQRDETVLTAYTSLIARSVQTEKDTEIAEFVLGLVRHDVRTPDVPAPTPEPIAHREFEPLPRRAAANGRALASVREGAELPPRTVRLTRGDLVNYAGVSGDPNPIHWSDQAAEMVGLEQGIVAHGMLTMGLGAGFVTAWLDDPGALLQYSVRMTSPVYVSFDGTSEIRYTGKIKSVDPATGTATIAIGATYADRKIFGRATAVVQLS
- a CDS encoding cupin domain-containing protein, whose translation is MEESLTFRDGHRVTKIAEGVDEHGPYLRLRHLLPTPKRRAGAHWHPVLTERWTVRRGRMKFRIDGSDIVAGEGDSVSAPARVVHEFWSAAPDTILDHEIRPPLRHWEMFRLWQALDVAGRTTRSGIPRNPFELALLWERQDGYLAGVPAWAQRLLFGGLAALARRLGYESRWRAA
- a CDS encoding lysine N(6)-hydroxylase/L-ornithine N(5)-oxygenase family protein, with the protein product MSTAAPDVLDMVGIGFGPSGLALAIALEELPADALEPPVAAMFFERKAAFGWHRNMLLPATKMQVAFLKDLVTFRNPRSRFGFVSYLHSMGRLAQFVNNRDFFPTRHEFHDYLEWAARMVADRVTYGAEVTGIRLPGGDPRADRLEIEVVEHGRGRRVLNARNVVISTGLVPAMPSGLERGERVWHSSEFIERFGGCDPRDLRRVVVAGAGQSAAEITRYLYDTLPDATIFAVIPSYGYSIADNTPFANQIFDPGAVDTYYSGSSESKEMFWRYHRNTNYSVVDDEVIRELYRRAYDDEVRNVDRLRLLRLCRVAGIRGNGSGTRLSVHSLLDGQSVELDADLLVCATGYNAMQPASLLGELDRYLRRDAAGRYLVTRDYRLIGDLDLPGIYLQGGTEHTHGLSSSLLSNIAVRSGEIAESILGRRVGHELESVVAADRLDPAKSWPAGANLPG
- a CDS encoding cytochrome P450; this encodes MSITGSRYRIGPLPEFLAIRPDSPAMPVRVPTGDRVWLVTDYALGRAVLADARFSRAAAARPEAPKLGTVDPSPDSIMSMDGAAHARLRRLAGAAFTTHRVAEQAPFIERIADQLLAALADGPRPADLVAGFISPLPMAAMGALLGVPPADRPKFDASVTALFEMSTDDGTKRARHELILVDYVSSLISSKRRDPRDDVLSALIRANDGGTLSHAELINLGLALLMAGYETTVGLLGISVLALLCDAELRARPLDEATIEELVRIGASTSVSAPRVATEDVELGGTTIAAGAAVVVSLLHCNGLFDETTNPTTHLTFGHGLHRCLGAPLARLQLRIALTRLLQRFPGLRLADGPDAVRWKAGLATRGLTALSVEW
- a CDS encoding asparaginase translates to MPSFGNRSRVIVYALGGTIAMTGAGGVTPSLSAGELLGAVPGLADSGVELEVVDFRRVPGAALTIADITELAVEIGTRIGDFDGAVVVQGTDTIEETAYLLDLLHPEPEPIVVTGAMRNPTQAGADGPANLLAAIRTAADPHARNQGALVVFADEIHAARRVGKTHTTSIATFVSRNGGPLGYLVEGRARLLNRLTHRTVVPGYPAADLKVPVLPVALGEDGTVLEAVADRVDGLIVAGFGAGHVPAHLVPGLEKLCARVPVVLASRTGSGSVLAGTYGFAGSERDLLARGLIRAGYLDPLKARLLLLTLLAAGADRTAILAAFGVAGEYREPGDWPWLAPE